One Mixta gaviniae genomic window carries:
- the phnH gene encoding phosphonate C-P lyase system protein PhnH, whose protein sequence is MSLLASLNRPVVETQPVLRRILKAMSEPGVAVTLPCAEQWAGISPAASALLATLNEADTPLLLDPAIDTPALRDSLRLSNGAPLTTEQPVAFALLHSGSDPDLAAICAPGATVILEVPALNGGLTLRLRGPGIQERRAIAPQLPPKTLAFLREWPLNGQGVNLMLTCGEMMMVLPRTAQVAVC, encoded by the coding sequence ATGAGTTTACTGGCAAGCCTGAACCGCCCCGTTGTTGAAACGCAGCCCGTACTGCGTCGTATTTTAAAAGCGATGAGCGAGCCCGGCGTCGCGGTGACGCTGCCCTGCGCAGAGCAGTGGGCGGGTATCTCCCCGGCCGCCAGCGCGCTGCTGGCGACCCTGAATGAGGCGGATACGCCGCTGTTGCTGGATCCGGCAATCGATACGCCGGCGCTGCGCGACAGCCTGCGCCTGAGCAACGGCGCGCCGCTGACCACAGAGCAGCCGGTCGCCTTCGCGTTACTGCACAGCGGCAGCGATCCCGACCTGGCAGCGATCTGCGCCCCCGGCGCGACGGTGATTCTGGAAGTGCCGGCGCTGAACGGCGGCCTGACGCTGCGTCTGCGCGGCCCTGGCATCCAGGAGCGCCGCGCCATTGCGCCGCAGCTGCCGCCGAAGACACTCGCTTTCCTGCGTGAATGGCCGCTTAACGGCCAGGGCGTAAACCTGATGCTGACCTGCGGCGAAATGATGATGGTGCTGCCGCGCACCGCCCAGGTCGCCGTCTGCTGA
- a CDS encoding GNAT family N-acetyltransferase codes for MNIRTMTPQDLDACVALTQEVNWPHRLADWQLMLALGEGIVAEQDSQVIGSTLFWRWGAQRASIGVIIVAAAARGQGIGSALLQQTLAQLTGMELHLHATEAGAPLYRRVGFTDTDEIIQYQTPSLIPPLSAGPSTPARRSDLPALAQLDYRANGFQRLPLLERLFADGATINLTRRGDEPTGFAVTRRFGRGFVIGPVIAADASDAQRLIVEAMQPLAGKFVRIDSRRCCGLGLWLQACGLQAVDAPLRMVRGRDWRPQGMTAWSVMSQAMG; via the coding sequence ATGAACATACGCACCATGACGCCGCAGGATCTTGACGCCTGTGTGGCGCTGACGCAGGAAGTGAACTGGCCGCACCGCCTTGCCGACTGGCAGCTAATGCTGGCGCTGGGCGAGGGGATCGTGGCGGAACAGGATAGCCAGGTGATTGGCAGCACCCTGTTCTGGCGCTGGGGGGCGCAGCGCGCCAGCATCGGCGTGATTATCGTCGCCGCCGCCGCGCGCGGCCAGGGCATCGGCAGCGCGCTGTTGCAGCAGACGCTGGCACAGCTGACGGGCATGGAACTGCATCTGCACGCCACCGAGGCGGGCGCGCCGCTCTATCGTCGCGTCGGCTTTACCGATACCGACGAGATTATCCAGTATCAAACCCCCTCCCTGATCCCGCCGCTGAGCGCCGGGCCGTCGACGCCAGCGCGCCGCAGCGATCTGCCCGCGCTGGCGCAGCTTGATTATCGCGCCAACGGTTTTCAGCGCCTGCCGCTGCTGGAGCGGCTGTTCGCCGACGGCGCCACGATAAACCTCACGCGCCGGGGCGATGAGCCAACCGGCTTTGCGGTAACGCGGCGCTTTGGCCGCGGCTTCGTCATCGGCCCGGTGATCGCCGCCGACGCCTCAGACGCGCAGCGCCTGATCGTCGAAGCGATGCAGCCGCTGGCGGGCAAATTTGTACGCATCGATAGCCGCCGCTGCTGCGGGCTGGGCCTCTGGCTGCAGGCGTGCGGCCTGCAGGCGGTGGACGCGCCGCTGCGCATGGTGCGTGGCCGCGACTGGCGGCCGCAGGGAATGACCGCCTGGAGCGTGATGAGCCAGGCGATGGGTTAA
- a CDS encoding putative bifunctional diguanylate cyclase/phosphodiesterase, giving the protein MFNKDQLPESFRREFIREVIFPLAVVLAIIWCAAACSVLWAAKHNNREAATQQESIIKTAFAQSMTEHQRQLHSLTNWPPFGQLLQQPAIDRRWLDDNVGHWLYEMFGHQDIFILDPQARVLASWQNGQPVASQRWSGFEAPLAPWLRRQAQLHGNGAGDMVDFTRIGQRAALVAIGDIGTDAAESGYRLVSIKYLDDGFLNALAQRSLIAGLHYIADAPTPAGQASFPLISRLGPSAGHFAWQPAQPGSQMLTLLVPLMAAVLLITTLVCAVMMFRLWRLRLRLAQSMLRLGASEAQAQHLAFHDVLTGLANRALVEERLTQALARAARGHKPLALLLIDLDRFKNVNDTYGHHAGDDLIIEVAHRLATLLRESDTVGRIGGDEFVILMEDIDDLAAVDALCEGIIIALGEPYLLLGSEAWVGASIGVALAPRDGLDRQELMRKADIALYEAKNEGRGQYRLFARAMDESVQTRQQIAADLRIALQQHQGLEVWYQPLMDVGGHDIVGFEALLRWHHAQRGAIAPSEFIPIAEETGLILQIGEWVLREACRVSLRWPALTIAVNVSPLQFRAVGFVQRFKEIVLAEGADPRGIELEITEGVLIEDEREARAIIIALREAGFRIALDDFGTGYSSLNYLSNFPVDKIKIDRSFTQSLGVAENSAAIIESVVRLGHAMGLTVTAEGVETSGQMTALAEAGCNQLQGYLFSQAVPPDKIAMMLEKRKAG; this is encoded by the coding sequence ATGTTCAATAAAGATCAACTTCCTGAAAGTTTTCGGCGCGAGTTTATTCGGGAAGTCATTTTTCCGCTGGCGGTGGTGCTGGCGATCATCTGGTGCGCCGCCGCCTGCAGCGTGCTGTGGGCGGCAAAGCACAATAATCGCGAAGCGGCGACGCAGCAGGAGAGCATCATTAAAACTGCTTTTGCGCAAAGCATGACGGAACATCAGCGCCAGCTGCACAGCCTGACCAACTGGCCGCCGTTTGGCCAGCTGTTGCAGCAGCCGGCAATCGACAGGCGCTGGCTCGATGATAACGTCGGCCACTGGCTTTATGAGATGTTTGGTCATCAGGACATTTTTATTCTTGATCCGCAGGCCAGAGTGCTGGCGAGCTGGCAGAACGGCCAGCCTGTCGCCAGCCAGCGCTGGTCCGGCTTTGAGGCGCCGCTGGCACCCTGGCTGCGCCGCCAGGCGCAGCTGCACGGCAACGGTGCCGGCGATATGGTTGATTTCACGCGTATTGGGCAGCGCGCGGCGCTGGTAGCGATCGGCGATATTGGCACCGATGCGGCGGAAAGCGGGTATCGGCTGGTGAGCATCAAATACCTCGACGACGGCTTTCTGAATGCGCTGGCGCAACGCAGCCTGATCGCAGGGCTGCACTATATCGCCGACGCGCCGACGCCCGCCGGCCAGGCGAGCTTCCCGTTGATATCACGCCTTGGCCCGTCGGCCGGCCATTTTGCCTGGCAGCCGGCACAGCCCGGCAGCCAGATGCTGACGCTGCTGGTGCCGCTGATGGCGGCGGTGTTACTGATCACTACGCTGGTCTGTGCCGTGATGATGTTTCGCCTGTGGCGCCTGCGGCTGCGGCTGGCGCAGTCGATGCTGCGGCTGGGCGCCAGCGAGGCACAGGCGCAGCATCTGGCGTTTCACGATGTGCTGACCGGGCTGGCTAACCGCGCGCTGGTAGAGGAGCGCCTGACGCAGGCACTGGCGCGCGCGGCGCGCGGCCATAAGCCGCTGGCGCTGCTGTTGATCGACCTGGACCGCTTTAAAAATGTCAACGATACCTACGGCCACCACGCGGGCGATGACCTGATTATCGAAGTGGCGCACCGTCTGGCGACGCTGCTGCGCGAAAGCGATACCGTCGGCCGCATCGGCGGCGACGAGTTCGTTATTCTGATGGAGGATATCGACGATCTCGCCGCAGTCGACGCACTGTGTGAAGGGATCATCATCGCGCTGGGTGAGCCTTATCTGCTGCTGGGCAGCGAGGCCTGGGTTGGCGCCAGCATCGGCGTGGCGCTGGCGCCGCGCGATGGTCTGGATCGCCAGGAGCTGATGCGTAAAGCGGATATCGCGCTCTACGAGGCGAAAAACGAAGGGCGCGGCCAGTATCGCCTGTTTGCGCGCGCCATGGATGAATCGGTGCAGACACGGCAGCAGATCGCCGCCGATCTGCGCATCGCGCTGCAGCAGCATCAGGGGCTGGAAGTCTGGTATCAGCCGCTGATGGATGTCGGCGGCCATGACATTGTCGGCTTTGAAGCGTTGCTGCGCTGGCATCATGCGCAGCGCGGCGCCATCGCCCCTTCTGAATTTATCCCTATCGCCGAAGAGACCGGGCTGATTTTACAGATCGGCGAATGGGTGCTGCGCGAGGCGTGCCGCGTGTCGCTGCGCTGGCCGGCGCTGACCATCGCCGTCAATGTCTCGCCACTGCAGTTCCGCGCCGTCGGTTTTGTGCAGCGCTTTAAAGAGATTGTGCTGGCAGAAGGCGCCGATCCGCGCGGCATTGAGCTGGAGATCACCGAAGGGGTGTTGATAGAGGATGAGCGCGAGGCGCGCGCGATCATTATCGCCCTGCGCGAGGCGGGCTTTCGCATCGCACTGGATGATTTTGGCACCGGCTATTCCAGCCTTAACTACCTGAGCAACTTCCCGGTGGATAAGATCAAAATCGACCGCTCCTTCACCCAGTCGCTGGGAGTGGCGGAAAATTCGGCGGCGATTATCGAATCGGTGGTGCGCCTTGGTCATGCGATGGGGTTGACGGTGACCGCCGAAGGGGTGGAGACCAGCGGGCAGATGACGGCGCTGGCGGAAGCGGGCTGCAATCAACTGCAGGGCTACCTGTTCAGCCAGGCGGTGCCGCCGGATAAAATTGCCATGATGCTGGAAAAACGTAAGGCGGGATAA
- a CDS encoding oxidoreductase, with the protein MKAKTPVWLITGCSTGFGRELAQQAIARGFNVVVTARDAQKVADLVEGHEQHALALALDVTDSATIDRAVQTALETFGAIDVLVNNAGYGYQSSVEEGVEAEIRAQFDANVFGLFAMTRAVLPAMRQARSGHIINITSVAGLIGFPGSGYYAASKHAVEGWSDALAAEGAPLGIKVTCVEPGPFRTDWAGRSLHQTENRLADYAETAGARMKNTAGYSGKQPGDPARAAAAMIAISEEENPPRHLVMGAFGFEAVTGKLRERLAQIEAWKETTLGTDFPE; encoded by the coding sequence ATGAAGGCAAAAACCCCGGTCTGGCTGATTACCGGCTGTTCAACCGGCTTTGGCCGTGAACTGGCGCAGCAGGCGATTGCACGTGGCTTTAACGTGGTGGTGACGGCGCGCGACGCGCAAAAAGTCGCCGATCTGGTCGAGGGCCATGAGCAGCACGCGCTGGCGCTGGCGCTCGACGTTACCGACAGCGCCACCATCGATCGCGCAGTCCAGACGGCGCTGGAGACATTCGGCGCGATTGACGTGCTGGTCAACAATGCCGGCTACGGCTACCAGTCTTCGGTAGAAGAGGGCGTAGAGGCGGAGATCCGCGCCCAGTTTGATGCTAACGTCTTCGGCCTGTTCGCTATGACGCGCGCGGTGCTGCCGGCGATGCGCCAGGCGCGCAGCGGGCATATCATCAATATCACGTCGGTGGCGGGGCTGATCGGCTTCCCCGGCTCCGGCTACTACGCCGCCAGCAAACATGCGGTGGAGGGCTGGTCTGACGCGCTGGCGGCCGAGGGCGCGCCGCTGGGCATCAAAGTAACCTGCGTCGAGCCAGGGCCGTTCCGCACCGACTGGGCGGGGCGTTCGCTGCATCAGACTGAAAACCGCCTGGCGGACTATGCGGAAACGGCCGGCGCGCGCATGAAAAATACCGCCGGCTACAGCGGCAAACAGCCGGGCGACCCGGCGCGGGCGGCGGCGGCGATGATCGCCATCAGCGAAGAAGAAAATCCGCCGCGTCATCTGGTGATGGGCGCCTTCGGCTTCGAGGCGGTGACCGGCAAGCTACGTGAGCGTCTGGCGCAGATCGAAGCCTGGAAAGAGACCACGCTCGGCACCGATTTTCCTGAGTAA
- a CDS encoding CitMHS family transporter: MLTVLGFSMVICFMYLIMTKRMSALIALIIVPTLFALIGGYWHGLGEMMLNGVKTLAPTGVMLTFSILYFGLMIDAGLFDPLVRLILKIVRGDPLKVLVGTAILTLLVSLDGDSSTTYMIAVAAFLPLYQRLGMNVLAMTCLVNLASGIMNLSPWGGPTARAAAALRIDALDIFIPMIPAMLLACFTLVGMAVLFGIRERRRLGIMTMESHHLESISLGQGDEDECAANRRPKMFWPNFILTTALLVLLVVGLMPIHILFMLAFAIAVMLNYPSLEQQKARIGAHAANVLAVTSLIFAAGVFTGILSGTGMVDAMAKSLLAVIPHSFGPYLAVFTAVVSLPFTFFMSNDAFYFGILPVIAQTAAGYGISAEEIARASIIGQPFHLLSPLVPSVYLLVGLAKVDIGDHQRFAIKWGILVSMALLVGGILFGAFPFYHA; the protein is encoded by the coding sequence TTGCTGACTGTGCTGGGTTTTTCGATGGTGATCTGCTTCATGTATCTGATCATGACCAAGCGGATGTCGGCGCTGATTGCGCTGATTATTGTGCCGACGCTGTTTGCGCTGATTGGCGGCTACTGGCATGGCCTGGGCGAGATGATGCTAAACGGCGTGAAAACGCTGGCGCCGACCGGCGTGATGCTGACGTTCTCAATCCTCTACTTCGGACTGATGATCGACGCCGGCCTGTTCGATCCGCTGGTGCGCCTGATTTTAAAAATCGTGCGCGGCGATCCGTTGAAGGTGCTGGTCGGCACCGCCATCCTGACGCTGTTGGTCTCGCTCGATGGCGACAGCTCTACCACCTATATGATTGCGGTCGCGGCCTTTTTACCGCTCTACCAGCGTCTGGGGATGAATGTGCTGGCGATGACCTGTCTGGTTAACCTTGCCAGCGGCATTATGAACCTCTCACCGTGGGGCGGCCCTACCGCGCGCGCGGCGGCGGCGCTGCGCATCGACGCGCTCGATATCTTTATTCCGATGATCCCGGCGATGCTGCTCGCCTGCTTTACTCTGGTAGGCATGGCGGTGCTGTTCGGCATCCGCGAACGCCGTCGTCTTGGCATTATGACCATGGAAAGCCATCATCTTGAATCGATCAGCCTTGGACAGGGCGACGAAGATGAGTGCGCCGCCAATCGTCGGCCGAAAATGTTCTGGCCCAACTTCATTCTTACCACCGCGCTGCTGGTGCTGCTGGTGGTGGGCCTGATGCCAATCCATATTCTGTTTATGCTGGCGTTCGCGATTGCGGTAATGCTGAACTACCCGTCGCTGGAGCAGCAGAAGGCGCGTATCGGCGCTCATGCGGCAAACGTGCTGGCGGTGACTTCACTGATTTTCGCCGCCGGGGTGTTTACCGGCATTCTGTCCGGCACCGGTATGGTGGATGCGATGGCGAAAAGCCTGCTGGCGGTGATCCCGCATAGCTTCGGGCCTTATCTCGCGGTATTTACCGCAGTGGTCAGCCTGCCGTTTACCTTCTTTATGTCTAACGATGCCTTCTATTTCGGCATTCTGCCGGTGATTGCACAGACCGCCGCCGGCTACGGCATCAGCGCCGAGGAGATTGCGCGCGCCTCGATTATCGGCCAGCCGTTCCATCTGCTTAGCCCGTTGGTGCCGTCGGTCTATCTGCTGGTCGGCCTGGCCAAGGTCGATATCGGCGATCATCAGCGCTTCGCGATCAAATGGGGGATTCTGGTGAGTATGGCGCTGCTGGTGGGCGGCATTCTGTTTGGCGCCTTCCCGTTCTATCACGCTTAA
- the nac gene encoding nitrogen assimilation transcriptional regulator NAC, with protein sequence MNLRRLKYFVKIVDIGSLTQAAEVLHIAQPALSQQVATLENELDQQLLIRTKRGVTPTEAGKILYAHARTILRQCEQAQAAVSNVGLTLNGQVSIGLAPGTAASSLTMPLLQTVREQHPDILVYLHENSGSSLNEKVMNGQLDMAVLYDRTPTAGITSTPLMKEELYLVGASDAPGAAVDLADVAQMNLFLPRDYSAVRKRVDEAFSLRRLSARIIGEIESLSTLTAAVSSGMGVTVLPESAARALVNATNGWMARINSPSLNLPLSLNISSRLPLSPSAQAVKTILLSLLNRPMPEARELMLVS encoded by the coding sequence ATGAACTTAAGACGGCTGAAATACTTTGTGAAAATCGTCGATATCGGCAGCCTGACCCAGGCGGCGGAAGTCCTGCACATTGCGCAGCCGGCGCTGAGTCAGCAGGTCGCCACGCTGGAAAACGAGCTGGATCAGCAGCTGCTGATCCGTACCAAACGCGGCGTCACGCCCACCGAGGCGGGCAAAATCCTCTATGCCCACGCGCGGACTATTTTGCGTCAGTGCGAACAGGCGCAGGCGGCGGTAAGCAACGTCGGGCTGACGCTTAACGGCCAGGTCTCTATCGGTCTGGCGCCGGGCACTGCCGCCTCGTCGCTGACCATGCCGCTGCTGCAGACAGTGCGCGAGCAGCATCCCGATATTCTGGTCTATCTGCATGAAAACAGCGGCAGCTCGTTAAATGAAAAAGTGATGAATGGTCAGCTTGATATGGCGGTGCTGTACGACCGTACGCCGACAGCAGGCATCACCAGCACGCCGCTGATGAAAGAGGAACTTTATCTGGTGGGCGCCAGCGATGCGCCCGGCGCGGCGGTGGATCTGGCCGACGTGGCGCAGATGAACCTCTTTCTGCCGCGCGACTACAGCGCGGTACGCAAGCGGGTAGATGAAGCCTTTTCCCTGCGCCGCCTGAGCGCGCGCATTATCGGCGAAATCGAATCGCTCTCCACGCTGACCGCCGCCGTATCCAGCGGCATGGGAGTTACCGTGCTGCCAGAATCGGCGGCGCGCGCGCTGGTCAACGCCACCAACGGCTGGATGGCGCGCATCAACTCGCCCTCGCTTAATCTGCCGCTATCGCTGAATATCTCTTCACGTCTGCCGCTATCGCCGTCGGCGCAGGCGGTGAAAACTATCCTGTTGTCGCTGCTGAACCGGCCGATGCCGGAAGCGCGTGAACTGATGCTGGTTAGCTGA
- a CDS encoding thiamine pyrophosphate-requiring protein, translating into MAMKTSDFFVQRLKAWGVTRIYGYPGDGINGVLGAIQRANKKGAGIEFIQVRHEEMAAFMAAGHAKFTGELGVCLSTGGPGATHLLTGLYDAKLDHAPVLAISGQAETTSRAASYQQELNLDRVFSDVANFVQEAAAPAQVQHLVDRGVRIAKAQNGVAVLILPKDLQDEPWQAPQHLHGFTHSGPGYQRPKIVPYHDDLLRAAEVLNAGKKVAILIGSGARGAAVEVVQTANALGAGVAKALLGKDVLPDDAPFVTGAIGLLGTKPSSEMMKNCDTLLMIGSGFPWTEFLPEEGKVRGVQIDIDPAMLGLRYPCEVNLHGDAAETLRALLPLLKHKEDRSWQEDIARQVQSWWQVMEERAMAPASPVNPQRVVWEMSPLLPEDAIVTSDSGSCANWFARDYRVKQGQRATLSGGLACMGAAVPYAIAAKFAYPHRPVVALVGDGAMQMNNMAELITIQKYWKGWGDGRLVVCVFNNQDLNQVTWEQRVMEGNPRFEASQDIPNVHYAAFAEMLGLKGIYVDDPEKLSSAWQEALTSDRPVVLEVKTDPEVAPLPPHITFKQAKAFMASMVKGDRGAAQVIGDTASQLLNEVLPGKKK; encoded by the coding sequence ATGGCAATGAAGACCAGCGATTTTTTCGTCCAGCGCCTGAAGGCCTGGGGCGTAACCCGCATTTACGGCTATCCCGGCGACGGCATCAACGGCGTGCTGGGCGCCATTCAGCGCGCCAATAAAAAGGGCGCGGGCATTGAATTTATTCAGGTACGCCATGAAGAGATGGCGGCATTTATGGCGGCGGGCCATGCCAAGTTCACCGGCGAGCTGGGCGTCTGCCTCTCTACCGGCGGCCCCGGCGCCACCCACCTGCTGACCGGCCTGTATGACGCCAAACTGGACCATGCGCCGGTGCTGGCGATCTCGGGCCAGGCGGAAACCACCTCGCGCGCTGCCAGCTATCAGCAGGAGCTAAATCTGGATCGCGTCTTTTCCGACGTGGCGAATTTCGTACAGGAGGCGGCGGCACCGGCCCAGGTCCAGCATCTGGTCGATCGCGGCGTGCGTATCGCCAAAGCGCAAAACGGCGTGGCGGTGCTGATCCTGCCGAAAGATCTGCAGGATGAGCCCTGGCAGGCGCCGCAGCATCTGCACGGCTTTACCCACTCCGGCCCTGGCTACCAGCGGCCGAAAATCGTCCCTTACCATGATGACCTGCTGCGCGCCGCCGAAGTGCTGAATGCCGGCAAAAAGGTGGCGATCCTGATTGGTTCCGGCGCGCGCGGCGCGGCGGTTGAAGTGGTGCAGACGGCCAACGCGCTCGGCGCCGGCGTCGCCAAAGCGCTGCTGGGCAAAGATGTGCTGCCGGACGACGCGCCCTTCGTCACCGGCGCGATCGGCCTGCTGGGGACCAAACCTTCATCAGAGATGATGAAAAATTGCGATACGCTGCTGATGATCGGCAGCGGCTTCCCCTGGACCGAGTTCCTGCCGGAAGAGGGAAAAGTGCGCGGCGTGCAGATTGATATCGATCCGGCGATGCTCGGCCTGCGCTATCCCTGCGAAGTGAACCTGCACGGCGATGCGGCGGAAACGCTGCGCGCGCTGCTGCCGCTGCTGAAACACAAAGAGGACCGCAGCTGGCAGGAAGATATAGCGCGCCAGGTACAGTCGTGGTGGCAGGTGATGGAGGAAAGGGCAATGGCGCCCGCCAGCCCGGTTAACCCGCAGCGAGTGGTGTGGGAGATGTCGCCGCTACTGCCGGAGGATGCCATCGTCACCTCCGATTCCGGCTCCTGCGCCAACTGGTTCGCCCGCGACTATCGGGTGAAGCAGGGGCAGCGCGCCACGCTCTCTGGCGGGCTCGCCTGCATGGGCGCGGCGGTGCCTTACGCGATCGCCGCCAAGTTCGCCTATCCTCACCGACCGGTGGTGGCGCTGGTGGGCGACGGCGCAATGCAGATGAACAACATGGCGGAGCTGATCACTATTCAGAAATACTGGAAGGGCTGGGGCGACGGACGGCTGGTAGTCTGCGTGTTCAATAACCAGGATCTTAATCAGGTCACCTGGGAGCAGCGCGTAATGGAAGGCAACCCGCGTTTCGAAGCCAGCCAGGATATTCCCAACGTTCACTATGCCGCCTTTGCCGAAATGCTCGGCCTGAAAGGCATCTACGTCGACGACCCGGAGAAGCTGAGCAGCGCCTGGCAGGAAGCGCTAACCAGCGACCGGCCGGTGGTGCTGGAAGTGAAAACCGATCCGGAAGTCGCGCCGCTGCCGCCGCATATCACCTTTAAACAGGCGAAAGCCTTTATGGCCTCGATGGTAAAAGGCGATCGCGGCGCCGCGCAGGTGATTGGCGATACTGCCAGCCAGCTGCTCAACGAAGTGTTGCCGGGCAAAAAGAAATAG
- the phnF gene encoding phosphonate metabolism transcriptional regulator PhnF: protein MTGLSRHPTSVYQAIATQLEQEVLNRYQSGDYLPPEQQLATRFAVNRHTLRRAVDELVSKGLVLRRPGVGVLVLMHSVNYPHYTRACFRHDLRQQGSDTASERLLAVLRPASQEVAAALACREGEQVIHLRTLRRMEGVPVCVTNHFLPQLAWWPQLQHYRSGALHDFLQQCDRPLTLVQTRITTRRAQAKECRLLAVPLQAPLLSVRTLSQAADGRLAEYAVSLARGDMTELTLEHSAKNNGEE, encoded by the coding sequence ATGACCGGGCTATCCAGACATCCGACCAGCGTTTACCAGGCGATCGCCACGCAGCTGGAGCAGGAGGTGCTGAACCGCTACCAGTCGGGCGACTACCTGCCGCCGGAGCAGCAGCTGGCGACGCGCTTTGCGGTTAACCGCCATACGCTGCGTCGGGCGGTGGATGAACTGGTAAGTAAAGGTCTGGTTTTACGTCGTCCCGGCGTCGGCGTACTGGTGCTGATGCATTCCGTCAACTATCCTCATTATACACGCGCCTGCTTTCGCCACGATTTGCGGCAGCAGGGCAGCGATACCGCCAGCGAACGTCTGCTGGCGGTGCTGCGTCCGGCCAGCCAGGAAGTGGCGGCCGCACTGGCCTGCAGGGAAGGCGAACAGGTTATCCATCTGCGCACGCTGCGTCGGATGGAAGGCGTTCCGGTCTGCGTGACCAACCATTTCCTGCCTCAGCTTGCCTGGTGGCCGCAGCTTCAGCACTACCGCAGCGGCGCGCTGCATGACTTTTTACAGCAGTGCGATCGCCCGCTCACTTTGGTGCAAACCCGTATCACTACACGTCGCGCGCAGGCGAAAGAGTGTCGGCTGTTGGCCGTGCCGCTACAGGCACCGCTGCTTTCAGTCCGCACCCTGAGCCAGGCCGCCGATGGCCGTCTGGCGGAATATGCCGTCAGCCTGGCGCGTGGCGACATGACAGAATTAACGCTTGAACACTCAGCGAAGAATAATGGAGAAGAATAA
- the cbl gene encoding HTH-type transcriptional regulator Cbl: MNFQQLKIIREAARCEFNLTEVANTLFTSQSGVSRHIRDLEDELGVDIFVRRGKRLLGMTEPGKALLTIAERILDEASRVRRLADVFTNETSGVLTIATTHTQARYSLPKVIKAFRALWPQVRLELNQGSPQEIVAMVSAGEADIGIASEQLVNQPSLAAFPWFNWHHALLVPKGHALEQESHISLASLSRYPLITYRQGITGRSRVDRAFHAAGLKPDIVLSAQDSDVVKTYVELGLGVGILADQACQLEADAALTRIDARHLFEPSTVWLALKRGQLQRNYVWQFLELCNANLSLEEIKRQALNTQEEESAIDFQI, translated from the coding sequence ATGAACTTTCAACAGCTTAAAATTATTCGTGAAGCTGCACGCTGTGAATTTAACCTGACGGAAGTGGCGAATACGCTCTTTACCTCTCAGTCCGGCGTCAGCCGCCATATACGCGATCTGGAAGATGAGCTGGGCGTGGATATCTTTGTGCGGCGCGGCAAGCGGCTGCTGGGGATGACGGAGCCGGGCAAAGCGCTGCTGACCATTGCCGAGCGCATTCTCGACGAAGCGAGCCGGGTGCGACGGCTGGCGGATGTCTTCACCAACGAAACCAGCGGCGTACTGACCATTGCCACCACCCATACCCAGGCGCGCTACAGCCTGCCGAAAGTGATTAAAGCCTTCCGCGCCCTCTGGCCGCAGGTGCGACTGGAGCTGAATCAGGGCTCGCCGCAGGAGATCGTCGCCATGGTCAGCGCCGGCGAGGCGGATATCGGCATCGCCAGCGAGCAGCTGGTCAATCAGCCGTCGCTGGCCGCCTTTCCGTGGTTTAACTGGCATCATGCGCTGCTGGTGCCGAAAGGACACGCGCTGGAGCAGGAGAGCCACATTTCGCTCGCCTCGCTCAGCCGTTATCCGCTGATCACTTACCGTCAGGGCATCACCGGCCGTTCGCGCGTTGACCGCGCCTTTCACGCCGCCGGCCTGAAGCCCGATATCGTTCTCAGCGCGCAGGATTCGGACGTGGTAAAAACCTACGTCGAACTGGGGCTGGGCGTGGGCATTCTGGCGGATCAGGCGTGCCAGCTGGAGGCGGATGCAGCGCTGACGCGTATCGACGCGCGTCACCTGTTTGAGCCCAGCACCGTCTGGCTCGCCCTGAAACGCGGGCAGCTACAGCGCAACTATGTCTGGCAGTTCCTTGAGCTGTGCAACGCCAACCTGTCGCTGGAGGAGATCAAGCGTCAGGCGCTGAACACCCAGGAAGAGGAGTCGGCGATCGATTTTCAGATCTAA